In Mesoplodon densirostris isolate mMesDen1 chromosome 15, mMesDen1 primary haplotype, whole genome shotgun sequence, the DNA window CCGGATGCATTTTATGGTTTCCCAATGTATGCATccggaataaaagagaaaaaaagaaaagttcttccTCCTTTGGACTTAAGGGGGGAGATAACAGGGATGAAGTGGATTTTAAGACATGGTAAAGGTAGATTCTGGGCCACAGTAGATGTGGATTCTGAGCAATAATAGAGATGGTAGAGGTGGTTTCTGAGAGAGACAAGGTGGATTCTGGGACATCCTAGAGGTAGGCTCTGGGACAAAGGTGAGGTGAATTCTGGGGCATGGAAGAGGTGAGTTCTGGGACAGGGACCTGGTGGATTCTGGGAAGGGGCAAGGTGGGTTCTGGGACACGGTAGAGGTGGGTTCTGGgtgtgggggtggtgggaggtgggaggtggggtctGTGAAGGGGCAAGGTGGATTTTGGTACAGAATGGATGGACTGTGGGCTGGCCCTCCCACTCCGTGTTCCCAAAACCCACTCATGCATAGTTCCCCCGGAGCCCACAACACGACCCATGGCCCCTGTTATTTGTCTCCCACAAGCCTTCGCTCGAACACTACTTGCTCAGAGAGTCCTCCCTGGGGACTCCAACCCCGCATTAGGTCCCCCTGTTACACATTCTCATCCTGTCCTGTCCTTTCTCTTGGTAACCACTCTGCCTGGTAGGTGACTGTAGATGTGTACCTGTGATTACTTGGGCACCGCCTACTCCTGGCTAGTCGGTGACTCCCTGCGGGCAGGGGCCGCGTCTGGACTGCTCGCCAGAGAGCGCAGGGCCAGCCCCAGAGAGGTTGCCCAATAATCATTTGTATCAAGCGAATGAGTTTTTTTCCATGAAACTTAAGGATCCTGTTTGATTTGCGATTTCATTCCAAGTGCCTGCGAGGCCTCTTAAGtatatgaattaataaagaaacagggTGTCAGGGCAagaggaagtgagggaggaaagaagagggagggaaagtgaaagagaaggaaaggaggaaatgtAGGAGGGAGaaccagagaaaggagagagaccaAGGGAGGGAGAACAGAGAAGGCACAGAGGAAGAACCAGGAGCAGGTGAATTAACGCCCGCCGGACTTCATGAATTACCCAACGCCCGCCCGCCTGCGCGCGCCCTGGGACTGGGCGGGTAGTGCGTCTCCCCGCTCGGGCCCACGGCCGCGCCCGCAAAAGCCACGCGAGCGGGCGACGCGATCCCGGCCCCGGGTCACCCCACGTGCGACTGACTAGCGCCGCTGGCCGCTGGGGGtctcggccccgccccgcccgtgCCCGCCCCCCTTCCTCGAGCCGCCCGGCCGCGCGCGGCATTGTGGGAGTTGTGGTTCCCGCGGCCCCGCGGAGCGCAGCGCGGCGTCGGCACCGGCTGGGAACCAGCTCGGCTCTGGCTCGGGCTCCGGCGGCGTGGGCCGGGCAGCAGCGGGGCGGTGGCTCCGCGGCGTGGGCAGGGGGCGTCCGAGCGTCCGCGCCCTCGGGCGGCGGCGTCGCCCCGGCCCCAGCGACCGCCCCCGCCGCCCGCGAGCTCGGGCGCAGGTAAGCGGCTTCTCCGGGGGCTGCGGGGCAGGACGGCGGCGCAACGGGACCGACCCTACGAGAGGGGGAGGAGGCGGGGGCCGGGTGGCTGCAGGCCCGCGGCCCCCACGCCCGGCGGCGCGGCCGCTGAGGGTGCTCAGCGCCCCGCATCTCGGCCCGTACGAGGGGCCCCCGCCGCCCAGCGCTCGCTACGTGCTGAGCGCCGCCGCCTTGGCAGTGTACGCGGCCCGGGCCGGGCATCACCCTCCTTGTCCCCTTGCTCCCTCGCGACTCTGTGCACCGTGTTAACATGccccatcaccatcacctccTCGGTCACCACCTTCCCTGGTCCCTTCTCTTGttgctctccccctcccccccatccctgTGCATCACCCATTTCCCTTATTTCCCGTGGTGACCCTCCTCCCCTGTCCCATGAGCCTCCTTCCCTAATCGCCCACTTTTCCTGTCAGTACCTTTCCATCgtcccattccccccaccccaccccccctcccGCCCCGACCTCCTGGTGGTCACCATCTGTATTAACCTGTGCACTCCCCTTTCCCCCACTCTCCTGAGTGGGTGGATACTGAAAAAGCTGGACAAGAAAGTGAGGAGGAGAGGTCTTCGGTTCCCCGCAGCAGAGGGCTGGCCCCAGGGCAGCTCTCAAGCTCCTGGGTGCCTGCATCACACTCCTTGCCCTGCTCCTTGGGGGGCTTCTAGGGTACCCTGAGAGTGAGCAGAAGCTCTCTGGCACTGGGCAGCCTCTTGGACTGGTAATGTGAACTGGATTAACCAGGTTTGAGGCGAGTGTCTCTCTCCCTCGGTGTTCATTGTATCAGAAGTTATATTTGATTGGACTTGCTCACCAAAAAGTGGCCATGAATTCGGACCCTATTGCCCAGAGCTGGCTGACTTTGAAGATCTGGAGTTGCGTATTATTAAAGTGCAGAACTGCAATGAGGTGTCCCCATCCCTGATGAGGACAAGaaatgggaacagatgtgtaaAGGAAGCTGGAAGTTACTGTGGTCACAGAGACAAgagctggggggtgggagtggggggtggaATTCATGCCCTCCCAGCTGCAGGGCTGGGGTCTATGAGGGTCAGATGTTTGAACCAGTAGTTAATAAACTGCCAATCACCCTGCAAAGGTAAAGGTTTAATTTAGTGTCACGTTTCAGCTGTGAGCTTGTTAATCCACCTCCGGGCTCAGGGTCCTGCCAGCGTAGTTTGGGTAAAAGTAAGTGGCAGATGTGAAAAGTCCTTACTTGAGCGCTCAGTGCTGTTTGTGATCTTGTGAGCAGGGTCTGAAGCTGGGGTCCAGGGCATGAGGATCTTCTGCGTTTTGTTTATAGCTCAGCTTAGGGAGCGTTCATGGCTGGTGTTGTACAGAATGAGGCTTCCCTGGGGAGAGGGTAAGTGGTGTGACTGTCCAATGGAGAGATTCCCTCGTCGTCCACCGGGTACTCCACGTCTTCATTTTGATTGACTTAAACTTCAAGCAGGGCTGATGGGAACTGAAACTTAACAGGTGTTTGTTAAATGATCATCATGTCACTCTTGGAACATTTAAGAAAAACCTCTCTTCCTGAGAGACTGGGTTTTCAAAGTTCCAGTTAGGGCTTCAGCTCAGTGATGGGGGAAATCCTTTTAGTAAAAGTGCTTGTTATCCTACAGATGTTAGTTTCACACTGAATTTCAAGAATCCTGGGGTTCTGTTTGGGAGATGGCTTGCAAACAAAACACCTTTCATCAtgattttccttcccttttcctcaaGAGGAAACAGCTGCCAGTTATGGGAGGACTAGTCAAGAACCATGGCCCTGGGGTGAGTGGGGGAGGGAGTCTGTTTCCATCCAGGGGGCCCAGCCTTTCCCTCTTCTCCCAAATCTGTGAAGAAATGGAGGACGTATGAGGAAAGAATTTAGCTTCTAACCTCCCGACTCTTGTATTTTTCCTAGAAACATAAAAATGTCCATGAATATTCAGCATATGCGTTTCTGACTGAATATTATAGTCAAGCGATTCTTTATTCAACCTAAGCTGGGAAGATATAAGTAGGGAGTTAAAGACAATCTAAGGTTTCCCTTTAATTTTAATAGCTTTGCACGTCTGgggacccctccccccaaaaaattcCTTGAGATGTGTGGCAACAAGGGTTTACCTTTGGCTGTTGGAATTCTCAGACCTGAGATCCTTTCCCTGATGGCCCACCTGTGGTTTGCTGGCTAATAGAGATGGGGATCCACATGTCACAGCGGTCACTAGCGCATTCTGAACTGTCACCATGATGTAATCATCAGTGCTTTCAACCCATCATTCCCCTTGATCCAATGAGAGGAGCATTACCCCATCTTAACAGATGAGCAGACTGAGACAGGGGAGTGACCTGCCCAGTTTGGGTTCTTAACCTCTCTGCTACGGTGCAAGAATGTTGGGGCCAAATTTCGTCCCCGGAGAAGGGGGAGGGTACAGCTTTCCTGTTTTTGTTAGTTGCCTTCTCACATTCCTGTGAGACAAGGGAGAGCGTGGTACCAAGCGAAATTTCTGAATTATTCTGCTCCTCGAGGTGAGGGAATGTATTACACATGTAGTAGAACATAGACCTGGCTGTTTTCGTCCAATTAGAGCAGGATGGACAGGGAGTTTCACCTGGGAAACGCGGCCGGGGTTTTATAGACACGGGCAATGAGACAGCTGGGCTCCGATCATCTTTTAGGTTGTGAGGATAATCAGCTAGACGCTGGCCCAAACCATCGGCAGGACACGTGGCAAAGCGCAGCACTTCTGTGTGTTTTGGAGACAGACCGGAAAGGGCTTCTATTTTCATTCTATCCATCATTTCACTTTCATAATCTCATGGGTGAGGCCAGTAGATAGCCTCCCAAGCGAGTAGACAGAAAATGCCTGGTGTCCACCACAGATGTGACCCCGGGGAGCCCACTTCCTTTTCCAGCTTGATTTAAGCCCAACCTATGTCAGAAGGGCAAGAGAGATTAAATGAGAATGATGAAGTGCTGTGaaaagggaaagtaaaatggaGAATATGCAGTTCCAAATTACTTTATCATTTGTAAGATGCTTTTGAATCCAGATTTCTCTTTAATAAAAAGTACAGAGATTTAAGGAGAATAAGCATTTATTACATACCTACCATGCAAGAGCATAGCAAAATGGATAGATATTGCTTTGAAGTGAGATGGGCTCTGTGTCCCTGCCCCGGCTGCATGAACTGGGGTGAGTTAtaggacctctctgagcctcagtttcctcatccataaaatggggatcacAGCACCTCCTAAGGATGACACAAAACAGATGGAACTACTGTAATGATCAAACAGTACCTGATGCAGATTAAACACTATTGGCCTTTTGGGAAAGGGGGTGGTGATAAAATGGAGGGAGAAGGTACAGGATTGAGAAGTGTGTCCCCTTCCAACAGAGACCTGACAAAACGAGCTGGGGCTTTGCGTTTCACTTGAGGACTTTTCCAGGTGTAAAAATTTATgcggtttattattatttttttcatctcaGGTTTGGACTGCCTCAAAAAGTCATTTCACGGTGACCAGCCCCACTTGCCAACGTGACCAAAAGCTGCTCCTTTGCCCCCACCCGCAGTGACTTTTGCCGGGAGTGGGGGGCTGGGCACAGATGCCTGTCCATGCCGCCCTTGGCAGGACCCGAGGAACCGTGGCAGCCATGCCTCCGCCTGCCCCAGCCGCCCCTCACCCCCTACGCTGACCTGCATGGTATGCATGCCCTCGGGACCCCCGAGGACTGACCAGCTGACCTCACTTTGGATCCCCAACAGCTCCCCCAAAATGTCGCTTGAGTGGCTGGTGGCCTGGAGCTGGTCGCTGGACGGCCTGAGGGACTGCATCGCCACCGGCATCCAGTCTGTGCGGGACTGCGACACCACGGCCGCGGTCACCGTGGCCTGCCTGCTGGTCCTGTTCGTGTGGTACTGTTACCACGTGGGCAGGGAGCAGCCCCGGCCCTACGTCTCGGTCAACGCCCTGATGCAGGGCCCTGACGCCACGGGGCTGCAGAACGGGTTCGTGTACTGCCAGTCCCCCGAGTGCGTGCGCTGCAGTCACAGTGAGGGTCTCAACCAGAAGCTCTACCACAACCTGCAGGAGTACGCCAAGCGCTACTCCTGGTCCGGCATGGGCCGCATCCACAAGGGCATCCGCGAGCAGGGCCGCTACCTCAACAGCCGGCCCTCCATCCAGAAGCCCGAGGTCTTCTTCCTGCCCGACCTCCCCACCTCGCCCTACTTCGCCCGGGACGCACAGAAGCATGACGTGGAGCTGCTGGAGCGCAGCTTCCAGACCATCCTGTGCGAGTTTGAGGCCCTGTACAAAGCGTTTTCGAACTGCAGcctcccacagggctggaaaatgAACAGCACCCCCAGTGGGGAGTGGGTCACCTTTTACTTGGTCAATCAGGGGGTCTGCGTCCCCCGGAACTGTAGGAAGTGCCCACGGACGTACCGCTTGCTTGGAAGCCTTCGGACCTGTATTGGGAACAATGTTTTTGGGAATGCGTGCATCTCCGTGCTGAGCCCCGGCACCGTGATAACGGAGCACTACGGACCCACCAACATCCGCATCCGATGCCATTTAGGTATGTGGTGGGGACAGGGCGTCCTGGCACGTGCTGTTCTAATAAATACATCCCAGCCCGTCTGCCGGACGGGAGTCCAGACACCACGAATTGTAGTCAGTAGCCAGGATTGTGCTTTTTCACATGCTTCACTGTACTCTGATCAGAAATTGATGGGTCACATGTAAACAGTGTTGGCAGCAGAGAATTGAGTCAAAAAAGAAACGCGTGGTCAGTACAAACCTAATTTGTGACAGCAACTCCGTCCAAAGGAATTGTCTGCCGAGATGGGAATGGTCTCCATCTACGCTGTCCAGTGCAGGAACCACCAGCTGCATGTAACTTGAGTGcctgaaatgtggccagtgcaactaaggagctcaatttttacttgaatcgaaattttaaaatatgacagtTGGCTACTGTATCGGACAGAGTAGTTCTAGAGCCAAAGGCTATTGGGGTGATTCAGGAGGCTGAAAG includes these proteins:
- the ASPHD2 gene encoding aspartate beta-hydroxylase domain-containing protein 2, with amino-acid sequence MVCMPSGPPRTDQLTSLWIPNSSPKMSLEWLVAWSWSLDGLRDCIATGIQSVRDCDTTAAVTVACLLVLFVWYCYHVGREQPRPYVSVNALMQGPDATGLQNGFVYCQSPECVRCSHSEGLNQKLYHNLQEYAKRYSWSGMGRIHKGIREQGRYLNSRPSIQKPEVFFLPDLPTSPYFARDAQKHDVELLERSFQTILCEFEALYKAFSNCSLPQGWKMNSTPSGEWVTFYLVNQGVCVPRNCRKCPRTYRLLGSLRTCIGNNVFGNACISVLSPGTVITEHYGPTNIRIRCHLGLKTPSGCELVVGGEPQCWAEGRCLLFDDSFLHAAFHEGSAEDGPRVVFMVDLWHPNVAAAERQALDFIFAPGR